A region of the Archocentrus centrarchus isolate MPI-CPG fArcCen1 unplaced genomic scaffold, fArcCen1 scaffold_24_ctg1, whole genome shotgun sequence genome:
CTCCCACACTCTGAAGGACAGGTTTCCCAGGTGTTTGGCCACATCTATCAGTGCTCCTGAGAGCAGCTGTGGATCTGACAGTGAGCTCTGGGCTCTGGCTCTGCTCTGAGTGGCTTTATAACTGCTGAGGAATGGCAcgctgtgtttctgcagctcttcTTCAACAGCAGAGATGCTGTCTGACAGAGAGGAGATCTGCTCCTCAATCATCTTCATCTCTCTGCTCATAGTCCTCCccttctgctcctcttcctccctcagagCTGCCAGTCtggactcctcttcctctctcaggaACTGGTGGAGCTTGTTGAACTCTGCTCTGATCTGCCTCTCTGTGGACAACAGCTGCTTCTTGGAGTGTTCAATCACTTCATTGTAGGTTTCCTCcacttgtttgtatttgttcctcttgtcctgcaGAGACTTTAAGGCagatttcagctgctccttcagGTCACTGACTGCTTCTTCTACAGGAACCACTTTGTGAgtctgatggagagaaaactcacacacaggacacacagctctatcttcatccacacagaacCAGTAAGGAACTTCTGGATGTTTCTCACACAccacctcctccctctccttctcttcaGGTGAGCTATCACTCTGCCTCTTAGCAAAGGAGTCAGCAAGTTCTTTGAGAGAAAGATTTATGGATTGTTCATCTTTAGAGGATCTTCTTTTACAAATgggacagtttttgtttttagcttgttCCCAGAATTTCTGCAGGCAGCTTGAACAgaagctgtggctgcagctcagagacacaggaTCTCTGAAAGTC
Encoded here:
- the LOC115775693 gene encoding nuclear factor 7, brain-like yields the protein MAEKDALFESYLSCHVCSETFRDPVSLSCSHSFCSSCLQKFWEQAKNKNCPICKRRSSKDEQSINLSLKELADSFAKRQSDSSPEEKEREEVVCEKHPEVPYWFCVDEDRAVCPVCEFSLHQTHKVVPVEEAVSDLKEQLKSALKSLQDKRNKYKQVEETYNEVIEHSKKQLLSTERQIRAEFNKLHQFLREEEESRLAALREEEEQKGRTMSREMKMIEEQISSLSDSISAVEEELQKHSVPFLSSYKATQSRARAQSSLSDPQLLSGALIDVAKHLGNLSFRVWEKIKEKLHFSPVILDPNTANPWLCLSDDLTSVRHGDTKQQLPDNPERNTYSADVFGSEGFSSGKHSWEVEVGDHPDWNVGLVKESADRKGECPASPKYGIWALLHRSGKYTNGDGQTVTVKKSLQRIRVQLDYDRGEVSFYNPEDMTHIYTYRHTFSEKLFPYFSVGESGDAKTCDIKMCQISQ